One Spinacia oleracea cultivar Varoflay chromosome 4, BTI_SOV_V1, whole genome shotgun sequence DNA segment encodes these proteins:
- the LOC130471877 gene encoding uncharacterized protein, whose translation MILRKRVRRRLLREPSAHNPIYRLEHLDGMIVRSDIACIEQLRMDRRTSNVLASMIREIGGLSDTKNMVVEEMLAMFLHILAFEEKNREIKYDFHRSGETISRHFHDVLRAVLQLSSILLKKPVPIPEDCDDDRWKWFTNCIGALDGTLINVNVPVIDKSRHRSRKNTISTNVLGACAPDMQFIYVLAGNYYLADAGYKHFEGFLVPYRNTPYHEWRNGSEQPNTREVIFNMRHASARNVIERAFGLLKIRWAALSKGTKYPLNTQIDIILACVYIHNHIRQQMSIDPIKAELDDIREDEGNDEGENAGEFIQNLDATNAWSIFRNGLAQNMYNSWLARRNQQ comes from the exons ATGATTTTAAGGAAAAGGGTAAGGAGAAGGTTGTTACGGGAACCAAGTGCCCATAATCCCATTTATAGACTTGAACATTTGGATGGTATGATTGTTAGAAGTGATATTGCTTGCATTGAACAACTAAGGATGGACCGTCGTACGTCTAATGTCCTTGCTTCAATGATTCGTGAAATTGGGGGGTTAAGTGATACTAAGAATATGGTAGTGGAGGAAATGCTTGCCATGTTCTTACATATCCTTGCATTTGAAGAGAAAAATAGGGAGATAAAGTATGATTTTCATCGATCGGGAGAAACTATTAGTAGGCATTTCCATGATGTTTTGAGAGCTGTTCTTCAACTTTCGAGTATTTTGCTTAAGAAGCCTGTTCCAATTCCAGAAGATTGTGATGATGATAGGTGGAAGTGGTTCACG AATTGCATAGGAGCATTAGACGGGACTTTAATTAATGTGAATGTGCCGGTGATTGACAAGTCAAGGCATAGATCAAGGAAAAATACCATTTCCACCAATGTTTTAGGGGCTTGTGCACCGGATATGCAATTTATCTATGTATTGGCTG GTAATTATTATCTAGCAGATGCAGGATATAAGCATTTTGAAGGATTTCTTGTCCCATATAGAAACACACCTTATCATGAATGGAGAAATGGGAGTGAACAACCAAATACACGAGAAGTGATATTCAATATGAGGCATGCTTCGGCTAGGAATGTTATTGAACGTGCTTTTGGGTTATTGAAAATAAGATGGGCTGCTCTCTCTAAAGGCACCAAGTACCCTCTTAACACCCAAATAGATATTATATTGGCTTGTGTTTATATTCACAATCATATTCGCCAACAAATGAGCATTGATCCCATCAAAGCAGAGTTAGATGACATTAGAGAAGATGAAGGAAATGATGAGGGTGAAAATGCTGGAGAGTTTATTCAAAACTTAGATGCTACTAATGCATGGTCTATTTTCAGAAATGGTTTAGCTCAAAACATGTATAATTCATGGTTGGCTAGGAGAAATCAACAATGA